In Vespa velutina chromosome 1, iVesVel2.1, whole genome shotgun sequence, the following proteins share a genomic window:
- the LOC124949509 gene encoding mucin-1-like isoform X6, whose translation MRHEGYIIGIELSGKLKKEEAFDDMGGLTQRPWTPTKRRGPIAAEYSSPGPACVTLPPLIGKTVPDSKRGRAPAFSFGSRHTARNDSPGPGPGQYNVSGLSAKGKDAAPASSLHGRTKYSKFEITPAPGDYNPEKAEKITLDNSPKYSFGTKTRIQKISCTPAPGAYCPEKVKLNSAPQYSFGLRTPLDKLNDTPAPGTYSPEKVNLEKGPQYSLTGKGPDEKPSDTPAPGTYCPEKVKLDHAPQFSFGIRTSLDKISDTPAPGTYSPEKVNLDKGPQYSLSGKGTAEKIDDIPGIMHNFAPGTYYPEKVNLDKAPQYSFGLRTSLEKPNNTPAPGTYAPEKVNLNKGPEYSLSGKGLSEKPNDVPAPGAYSPEKVNLARGPQFTISRKGMSQKLNDNPGPADYHPEKVNLQHKPYFCFGSRTPLDKPKDTPAPGTYSPEKVQLNKAPQFSFGVKPPLEKLNDVPAPGSYNPEKVNLNKSPQYSFGLKTEVHQTDIIPGPGEYSPEKAMLLLEKALQFTFGLRAPINRLNDTPAPNVYNIPSVLGATKEGNKKTAPAYSISGRQKTFADERILVPGPGAYEITKPDAVRIKSPAYSISARFELPSDNSKIPGPGAHCPEKVLLDVPPAHTFGIRHSPYICNLKDVVY comes from the exons ATGCGACATGAAGGGTATATCATCGGCATCGAACTCTCCG gaaaattaaaaaaggaagaagcttTTGACGATATGGGAGGATTAACTCAAAGGCCATGGACTCCTACGAAAAGGAGAGGTCCCATTGCTGCCGAGTACAGTAGTCCTGGACCAGCTTGTGTTACTTTACCACCACTTATCG GAAAAACTGTACCGGATTCTAAACGAGGAAGAGCACCGGCATTTTCTTTTGGCAGCAg acACACAGCTAGGAATGATAGCCCTGGTCCAGGACCTGGCCAATACAACGTATCTGGTCTCAGTGCAAAAG GTAAAGATGCCGCACCTGCATCATCATTGCATGGCCGtacgaaatattcgaaatttgaaataacGCCAGCACCAGGTGATTACAATCCAGAGAAAGCTGAAAAAATTACTTTAGATAATTCACCGAAATATTCATTTGGAACAAAAACGCGAATTCAGAAGATCAGTTGTACACCTG CTCCTGGTGCCTATTGCCccgaaaaagtaaaattgaacAGTGCACCTCAATATAGTTTTGGATTGAGGACTCCGctcgataaattaaatgatacaccag CACCAGGCACGTACAGTCCAGAAAAAGTTAATTTGGAAAAAGGTCCTCAGTATAGTCTAACTGGCAAAGGCCCTGATGAAAAACCTAGTGATACTCCTG cACCAGGTACATACTGTCCCGAAAAAGTTAAATTAGATCATGCTCCTCAGTTTAGTTTTGGAATACGGACATCTCTTGATAAAATTAGTGATACACCAG caCCTGGCACTTATAGTCCTGAAAAGGTAAACTTGGATAAAGGACCACAATATAGTTTGAGTGGGAAAGGTACTGCtgaaaaaattgatgatattCCAGGTATCATGCATAATTttg CTCCCGGCACTTATTATCCAGAAAAAGTGAATTTAGACAAAGCACCGCAATATAGTTTTGGTCTAAGAACTTCGCTAGAAAAACCGAATAACACACCTG CTCCTGGAACTTATGCTCCTGAGAAAGTCAACTTGAACAAAGGTCCTGAGTACAGTTTAAGCGGAAAAGGCCTATCTGAAAAACCAAATGATGTTCCtg CACCAGGAGCATACAGTCctgaaaaagtaaatttagCCAGAGGACCACAATTTACTATCTCTAGAAAAGGAATGTctcaaaaattaaatgataatccag GCCCTGCCGATTACCATCCAGAGAAAGTAAATCTTCAACATAAACCTTATTTCTGTTTTGGTAGTAGAACACCTTTGGATAAACCTAAAGATACACCAG cACCTGGAACCTATAGCCCAGAAAaagttcaattaaataaagCTCCTCAATTTAGTTTTGGTGTAAAACCACCTCTCGAAAAGCTCAATGATGTACCAG CACCTGGTTCATATAATCCTGAAAAggtaaatttgaataaatctCCTCAATATAGTTTTGGATTAAAAACTGAAGTACATCAAACAGATATTATTCCAg gaCCTGGTGAATACAGTCCAGAGAAAGCCATGCTTTTGCTAGAAAAAGCTCTACAATTCACTTTTGGTCTTAGAGCTCCAATAAACAGATTAAACGATACTCCAG CACCTAATGTATATAACATACCTTCTGTCCTTGGTGcaacaaaagaaggaaataagaagACAGCACCTGCATATTCAATTTCTGGTAGACAAAAGACTTTCGCAGATGAAAGAATTTTAGTCCCTGGTCCCGGTGCATATGAAATTACAAAACCAGATGCAGTTAGAATCAAAAGTCCAGCTTACAGCATAAGTGCACGATTTGAGTTACCAAGTGATAATTCTAAAATTCCTGGTCCTGGTGCACATTGTCCAGAaaag gTTCTTTTAGATGTTCCTCCAGCTCATACTTTTGGTATTAGACATTCACCATATATTTGCAACTTGAAAGATGTtgtttattga
- the LOC124949509 gene encoding mucin-1-like isoform X1 — MRHEGYIIGIELSGKLKKEEAFDDMGGLTQRPWTPTKRRGPIAAEYSSPGPACVTLPPLIGKTVPDSKRGRAPAFSFGSRHTARNDSPGPGPGQYNVSGLSAKGKDAAPASSLHGRTKYSKFEITPAPGDYNPEKAEKITLDNSPKYSFGTKTRIQKISCTPAPSDYCTENVNFDKAPEYSFGIKSTLDKPSDVPAPGAYCPEKVKLNSAPQYSFGLRTPLDKLNDTPAPGTYSPEKVNLSKSPRYSLTGKGHEEKPVDTPAPDTYRPENVKLDFAPQFSFGIRRPLDKIRDTPAPGTYSPEKVNLEKGPQYSLTGKGPDEKPSDTPAPGTYCPEKVKLDHAPQFSFGIRTSLDKISDTPAPGTYSPEKVNLDKGPQYSLSGKGTAEKIDDIPGIMHNFAPGTYYPEKVNLDKAPQYSFGLRTSLEKPNNTPAPGTYAPEKVNLNKGPEYSLSGKGLSEKPNDVPAPGAYSPEKVNLARGPQFTISRKGMSQKLNDNPGPADYHPEKVNLQHKPYFCFGSRTPLDKPKDTPAPGTYSPEKVQLNKAPQFSFGVKPPLEKLNDVPAPGSYNPEKVNLNKSPQYSFGLKTEVHQTDIIPGPGEYSPEKAMLLLEKALQFTFGLRAPINRLNDTPAPNVYNIPSVLGATKEGNKKTAPAYSISGRQKTFADERILVPGPGAYEITKPDAVRIKSPAYSISARFELPSDNSKIPGPGAHCPEKVLLDVPPAHTFGIRHSPYICNLKDVVY; from the exons ATGCGACATGAAGGGTATATCATCGGCATCGAACTCTCCG gaaaattaaaaaaggaagaagcttTTGACGATATGGGAGGATTAACTCAAAGGCCATGGACTCCTACGAAAAGGAGAGGTCCCATTGCTGCCGAGTACAGTAGTCCTGGACCAGCTTGTGTTACTTTACCACCACTTATCG GAAAAACTGTACCGGATTCTAAACGAGGAAGAGCACCGGCATTTTCTTTTGGCAGCAg acACACAGCTAGGAATGATAGCCCTGGTCCAGGACCTGGCCAATACAACGTATCTGGTCTCAGTGCAAAAG GTAAAGATGCCGCACCTGCATCATCATTGCATGGCCGtacgaaatattcgaaatttgaaataacGCCAGCACCAGGTGATTACAATCCAGAGAAAGCTGAAAAAATTACTTTAGATAATTCACCGAAATATTCATTTGGAACAAAAACGCGAATTCAGAAGATCAGTTGTACACCTG CACCGAGTGATTATTGTACCGAAAACGTGAATTTCGACAAAGCCCCAGAATACAGTTTCGGCATAAAATCTACTCTGGATAAACCGAGTGACGTTCCtg CTCCTGGTGCCTATTGCCccgaaaaagtaaaattgaacAGTGCACCTCAATATAGTTTTGGATTGAGGACTCCGctcgataaattaaatgatacaccag CTCCAGGAACATATAGTCCAGAAAAAGTAAACTTATCTAAAAGTCCTCGATACAGTTTAACTGGAAAGGGTCATGAAGAAAAACCGGTCGATACTCCAG caCCTGATACTTATCGCCCTGAAAATGTTAAGCTGGATTTTGCTCCACAATTTAGTTTCGGTATTAGAAGACCGTTAGATAAAATTAGAGATACACCAG CACCAGGCACGTACAGTCCAGAAAAAGTTAATTTGGAAAAAGGTCCTCAGTATAGTCTAACTGGCAAAGGCCCTGATGAAAAACCTAGTGATACTCCTG cACCAGGTACATACTGTCCCGAAAAAGTTAAATTAGATCATGCTCCTCAGTTTAGTTTTGGAATACGGACATCTCTTGATAAAATTAGTGATACACCAG caCCTGGCACTTATAGTCCTGAAAAGGTAAACTTGGATAAAGGACCACAATATAGTTTGAGTGGGAAAGGTACTGCtgaaaaaattgatgatattCCAGGTATCATGCATAATTttg CTCCCGGCACTTATTATCCAGAAAAAGTGAATTTAGACAAAGCACCGCAATATAGTTTTGGTCTAAGAACTTCGCTAGAAAAACCGAATAACACACCTG CTCCTGGAACTTATGCTCCTGAGAAAGTCAACTTGAACAAAGGTCCTGAGTACAGTTTAAGCGGAAAAGGCCTATCTGAAAAACCAAATGATGTTCCtg CACCAGGAGCATACAGTCctgaaaaagtaaatttagCCAGAGGACCACAATTTACTATCTCTAGAAAAGGAATGTctcaaaaattaaatgataatccag GCCCTGCCGATTACCATCCAGAGAAAGTAAATCTTCAACATAAACCTTATTTCTGTTTTGGTAGTAGAACACCTTTGGATAAACCTAAAGATACACCAG cACCTGGAACCTATAGCCCAGAAAaagttcaattaaataaagCTCCTCAATTTAGTTTTGGTGTAAAACCACCTCTCGAAAAGCTCAATGATGTACCAG CACCTGGTTCATATAATCCTGAAAAggtaaatttgaataaatctCCTCAATATAGTTTTGGATTAAAAACTGAAGTACATCAAACAGATATTATTCCAg gaCCTGGTGAATACAGTCCAGAGAAAGCCATGCTTTTGCTAGAAAAAGCTCTACAATTCACTTTTGGTCTTAGAGCTCCAATAAACAGATTAAACGATACTCCAG CACCTAATGTATATAACATACCTTCTGTCCTTGGTGcaacaaaagaaggaaataagaagACAGCACCTGCATATTCAATTTCTGGTAGACAAAAGACTTTCGCAGATGAAAGAATTTTAGTCCCTGGTCCCGGTGCATATGAAATTACAAAACCAGATGCAGTTAGAATCAAAAGTCCAGCTTACAGCATAAGTGCACGATTTGAGTTACCAAGTGATAATTCTAAAATTCCTGGTCCTGGTGCACATTGTCCAGAaaag gTTCTTTTAGATGTTCCTCCAGCTCATACTTTTGGTATTAGACATTCACCATATATTTGCAACTTGAAAGATGTtgtttattga
- the LOC124949509 gene encoding mucin-1-like isoform X4, protein MRHEGYIIGIELSGKLKKEEAFDDMGGLTQRPWTPTKRRGPIAAEYSSPGPACVTLPPLIGKTVPDSKRGRAPAFSFGSRHTARNDSPGPGPGQYNVSGLSAKGKDAAPASSLHGRTKYSKFEITPAPGDYNPEKAEKITLDNSPKYSFGTKTRIQKISCTPAPSDYCTENVNFDKAPEYSFGIKSTLDKPSDVPAPGAYCPEKVKLNSAPQYSFGLRTPLDKLNDTPAPGTYSPEKVNLSKSPRYSLTGKGHEEKPVDTPAPDTYRPENVKLDFAPQFSFGIRRPLDKIRDTPAPGTYSPEKVNLEKGPQYSLTGKGPDEKPSDTPAPGTYCPEKVKLDHAPQFSFGIRTSLDKISDTPAPGTYSPEKVNLDKGPQYSLSGKGTAEKIDDIPGIMHNFAPGTYYPEKVNLDKAPQYSFGLRTSLEKPNNTPAPGTYAPEKVNLNKGPEYSLSGKGLSEKPNDVPAPGAYSPEKVNLARGPQFTISRKGMSQKLNDNPAPGTYSPEKVQLNKAPQFSFGVKPPLEKLNDVPAPGSYNPEKVNLNKSPQYSFGLKTEVHQTDIIPGPGEYSPEKAMLLLEKALQFTFGLRAPINRLNDTPAPNVYNIPSVLGATKEGNKKTAPAYSISGRQKTFADERILVPGPGAYEITKPDAVRIKSPAYSISARFELPSDNSKIPGPGAHCPEKVLLDVPPAHTFGIRHSPYICNLKDVVY, encoded by the exons ATGCGACATGAAGGGTATATCATCGGCATCGAACTCTCCG gaaaattaaaaaaggaagaagcttTTGACGATATGGGAGGATTAACTCAAAGGCCATGGACTCCTACGAAAAGGAGAGGTCCCATTGCTGCCGAGTACAGTAGTCCTGGACCAGCTTGTGTTACTTTACCACCACTTATCG GAAAAACTGTACCGGATTCTAAACGAGGAAGAGCACCGGCATTTTCTTTTGGCAGCAg acACACAGCTAGGAATGATAGCCCTGGTCCAGGACCTGGCCAATACAACGTATCTGGTCTCAGTGCAAAAG GTAAAGATGCCGCACCTGCATCATCATTGCATGGCCGtacgaaatattcgaaatttgaaataacGCCAGCACCAGGTGATTACAATCCAGAGAAAGCTGAAAAAATTACTTTAGATAATTCACCGAAATATTCATTTGGAACAAAAACGCGAATTCAGAAGATCAGTTGTACACCTG CACCGAGTGATTATTGTACCGAAAACGTGAATTTCGACAAAGCCCCAGAATACAGTTTCGGCATAAAATCTACTCTGGATAAACCGAGTGACGTTCCtg CTCCTGGTGCCTATTGCCccgaaaaagtaaaattgaacAGTGCACCTCAATATAGTTTTGGATTGAGGACTCCGctcgataaattaaatgatacaccag CTCCAGGAACATATAGTCCAGAAAAAGTAAACTTATCTAAAAGTCCTCGATACAGTTTAACTGGAAAGGGTCATGAAGAAAAACCGGTCGATACTCCAG caCCTGATACTTATCGCCCTGAAAATGTTAAGCTGGATTTTGCTCCACAATTTAGTTTCGGTATTAGAAGACCGTTAGATAAAATTAGAGATACACCAG CACCAGGCACGTACAGTCCAGAAAAAGTTAATTTGGAAAAAGGTCCTCAGTATAGTCTAACTGGCAAAGGCCCTGATGAAAAACCTAGTGATACTCCTG cACCAGGTACATACTGTCCCGAAAAAGTTAAATTAGATCATGCTCCTCAGTTTAGTTTTGGAATACGGACATCTCTTGATAAAATTAGTGATACACCAG caCCTGGCACTTATAGTCCTGAAAAGGTAAACTTGGATAAAGGACCACAATATAGTTTGAGTGGGAAAGGTACTGCtgaaaaaattgatgatattCCAGGTATCATGCATAATTttg CTCCCGGCACTTATTATCCAGAAAAAGTGAATTTAGACAAAGCACCGCAATATAGTTTTGGTCTAAGAACTTCGCTAGAAAAACCGAATAACACACCTG CTCCTGGAACTTATGCTCCTGAGAAAGTCAACTTGAACAAAGGTCCTGAGTACAGTTTAAGCGGAAAAGGCCTATCTGAAAAACCAAATGATGTTCCtg CACCAGGAGCATACAGTCctgaaaaagtaaatttagCCAGAGGACCACAATTTACTATCTCTAGAAAAGGAATGTctcaaaaattaaatgataatccag cACCTGGAACCTATAGCCCAGAAAaagttcaattaaataaagCTCCTCAATTTAGTTTTGGTGTAAAACCACCTCTCGAAAAGCTCAATGATGTACCAG CACCTGGTTCATATAATCCTGAAAAggtaaatttgaataaatctCCTCAATATAGTTTTGGATTAAAAACTGAAGTACATCAAACAGATATTATTCCAg gaCCTGGTGAATACAGTCCAGAGAAAGCCATGCTTTTGCTAGAAAAAGCTCTACAATTCACTTTTGGTCTTAGAGCTCCAATAAACAGATTAAACGATACTCCAG CACCTAATGTATATAACATACCTTCTGTCCTTGGTGcaacaaaagaaggaaataagaagACAGCACCTGCATATTCAATTTCTGGTAGACAAAAGACTTTCGCAGATGAAAGAATTTTAGTCCCTGGTCCCGGTGCATATGAAATTACAAAACCAGATGCAGTTAGAATCAAAAGTCCAGCTTACAGCATAAGTGCACGATTTGAGTTACCAAGTGATAATTCTAAAATTCCTGGTCCTGGTGCACATTGTCCAGAaaag gTTCTTTTAGATGTTCCTCCAGCTCATACTTTTGGTATTAGACATTCACCATATATTTGCAACTTGAAAGATGTtgtttattga
- the LOC124949509 gene encoding mucin-1-like isoform X2, translating to MRHEGYIIGIELSGKLKKEEAFDDMGGLTQRPWTPTKRRGPIAAEYSSPGPACVTLPPLIGKTVPDSKRGRAPAFSFGSRHTARNDSPGPGPGQYNVSGLSAKGKDAAPASSLHGRTKYSKFEITPAPGDYNPEKAEKITLDNSPKYSFGTKTRIQKISCTPAPSDYCTENVNFDKAPEYSFGIKSTLDKPSDVPAPGAYCPEKVKLNSAPQYSFGLRTPLDKLNDTPAPGTYSPEKVNLSKSPRYSLTGKGHEEKPVDTPAPDTYRPENVKLDFAPQFSFGIRRPLDKIRDTPAPGTYSPEKVNLEKGPQYSLTGKGPDEKPSDTPAPGTYCPEKVKLDHAPQFSFGIRTSLDKISDTPAPGTYSPEKVNLDKGPQYSLSGKGTAEKIDDIPAPGTYYPEKVNLDKAPQYSFGLRTSLEKPNNTPAPGTYAPEKVNLNKGPEYSLSGKGLSEKPNDVPAPGAYSPEKVNLARGPQFTISRKGMSQKLNDNPGPADYHPEKVNLQHKPYFCFGSRTPLDKPKDTPAPGTYSPEKVQLNKAPQFSFGVKPPLEKLNDVPAPGSYNPEKVNLNKSPQYSFGLKTEVHQTDIIPGPGEYSPEKAMLLLEKALQFTFGLRAPINRLNDTPAPNVYNIPSVLGATKEGNKKTAPAYSISGRQKTFADERILVPGPGAYEITKPDAVRIKSPAYSISARFELPSDNSKIPGPGAHCPEKVLLDVPPAHTFGIRHSPYICNLKDVVY from the exons ATGCGACATGAAGGGTATATCATCGGCATCGAACTCTCCG gaaaattaaaaaaggaagaagcttTTGACGATATGGGAGGATTAACTCAAAGGCCATGGACTCCTACGAAAAGGAGAGGTCCCATTGCTGCCGAGTACAGTAGTCCTGGACCAGCTTGTGTTACTTTACCACCACTTATCG GAAAAACTGTACCGGATTCTAAACGAGGAAGAGCACCGGCATTTTCTTTTGGCAGCAg acACACAGCTAGGAATGATAGCCCTGGTCCAGGACCTGGCCAATACAACGTATCTGGTCTCAGTGCAAAAG GTAAAGATGCCGCACCTGCATCATCATTGCATGGCCGtacgaaatattcgaaatttgaaataacGCCAGCACCAGGTGATTACAATCCAGAGAAAGCTGAAAAAATTACTTTAGATAATTCACCGAAATATTCATTTGGAACAAAAACGCGAATTCAGAAGATCAGTTGTACACCTG CACCGAGTGATTATTGTACCGAAAACGTGAATTTCGACAAAGCCCCAGAATACAGTTTCGGCATAAAATCTACTCTGGATAAACCGAGTGACGTTCCtg CTCCTGGTGCCTATTGCCccgaaaaagtaaaattgaacAGTGCACCTCAATATAGTTTTGGATTGAGGACTCCGctcgataaattaaatgatacaccag CTCCAGGAACATATAGTCCAGAAAAAGTAAACTTATCTAAAAGTCCTCGATACAGTTTAACTGGAAAGGGTCATGAAGAAAAACCGGTCGATACTCCAG caCCTGATACTTATCGCCCTGAAAATGTTAAGCTGGATTTTGCTCCACAATTTAGTTTCGGTATTAGAAGACCGTTAGATAAAATTAGAGATACACCAG CACCAGGCACGTACAGTCCAGAAAAAGTTAATTTGGAAAAAGGTCCTCAGTATAGTCTAACTGGCAAAGGCCCTGATGAAAAACCTAGTGATACTCCTG cACCAGGTACATACTGTCCCGAAAAAGTTAAATTAGATCATGCTCCTCAGTTTAGTTTTGGAATACGGACATCTCTTGATAAAATTAGTGATACACCAG caCCTGGCACTTATAGTCCTGAAAAGGTAAACTTGGATAAAGGACCACAATATAGTTTGAGTGGGAAAGGTACTGCtgaaaaaattgatgatattCCAG CTCCCGGCACTTATTATCCAGAAAAAGTGAATTTAGACAAAGCACCGCAATATAGTTTTGGTCTAAGAACTTCGCTAGAAAAACCGAATAACACACCTG CTCCTGGAACTTATGCTCCTGAGAAAGTCAACTTGAACAAAGGTCCTGAGTACAGTTTAAGCGGAAAAGGCCTATCTGAAAAACCAAATGATGTTCCtg CACCAGGAGCATACAGTCctgaaaaagtaaatttagCCAGAGGACCACAATTTACTATCTCTAGAAAAGGAATGTctcaaaaattaaatgataatccag GCCCTGCCGATTACCATCCAGAGAAAGTAAATCTTCAACATAAACCTTATTTCTGTTTTGGTAGTAGAACACCTTTGGATAAACCTAAAGATACACCAG cACCTGGAACCTATAGCCCAGAAAaagttcaattaaataaagCTCCTCAATTTAGTTTTGGTGTAAAACCACCTCTCGAAAAGCTCAATGATGTACCAG CACCTGGTTCATATAATCCTGAAAAggtaaatttgaataaatctCCTCAATATAGTTTTGGATTAAAAACTGAAGTACATCAAACAGATATTATTCCAg gaCCTGGTGAATACAGTCCAGAGAAAGCCATGCTTTTGCTAGAAAAAGCTCTACAATTCACTTTTGGTCTTAGAGCTCCAATAAACAGATTAAACGATACTCCAG CACCTAATGTATATAACATACCTTCTGTCCTTGGTGcaacaaaagaaggaaataagaagACAGCACCTGCATATTCAATTTCTGGTAGACAAAAGACTTTCGCAGATGAAAGAATTTTAGTCCCTGGTCCCGGTGCATATGAAATTACAAAACCAGATGCAGTTAGAATCAAAAGTCCAGCTTACAGCATAAGTGCACGATTTGAGTTACCAAGTGATAATTCTAAAATTCCTGGTCCTGGTGCACATTGTCCAGAaaag gTTCTTTTAGATGTTCCTCCAGCTCATACTTTTGGTATTAGACATTCACCATATATTTGCAACTTGAAAGATGTtgtttattga
- the LOC124949509 gene encoding mucin-1-like isoform X3 — MRHEGYIIGIELSGKLKKEEAFDDMGGLTQRPWTPTKRRGPIAAEYSSPGPACVTLPPLIGKTVPDSKRGRAPAFSFGSRHTARNDSPGPGPGQYNVSGLSAKGKDAAPASSLHGRTKYSKFEITPAPGDYNPEKAEKITLDNSPKYSFGTKTRIQKISCTPAPGAYCPEKVKLNSAPQYSFGLRTPLDKLNDTPAPGTYSPEKVNLSKSPRYSLTGKGHEEKPVDTPAPDTYRPENVKLDFAPQFSFGIRRPLDKIRDTPAPGTYSPEKVNLEKGPQYSLTGKGPDEKPSDTPAPGTYCPEKVKLDHAPQFSFGIRTSLDKISDTPAPGTYSPEKVNLDKGPQYSLSGKGTAEKIDDIPGIMHNFAPGTYYPEKVNLDKAPQYSFGLRTSLEKPNNTPAPGTYAPEKVNLNKGPEYSLSGKGLSEKPNDVPAPGAYSPEKVNLARGPQFTISRKGMSQKLNDNPGPADYHPEKVNLQHKPYFCFGSRTPLDKPKDTPAPGTYSPEKVQLNKAPQFSFGVKPPLEKLNDVPAPGSYNPEKVNLNKSPQYSFGLKTEVHQTDIIPGPGEYSPEKAMLLLEKALQFTFGLRAPINRLNDTPAPNVYNIPSVLGATKEGNKKTAPAYSISGRQKTFADERILVPGPGAYEITKPDAVRIKSPAYSISARFELPSDNSKIPGPGAHCPEKVLLDVPPAHTFGIRHSPYICNLKDVVY, encoded by the exons ATGCGACATGAAGGGTATATCATCGGCATCGAACTCTCCG gaaaattaaaaaaggaagaagcttTTGACGATATGGGAGGATTAACTCAAAGGCCATGGACTCCTACGAAAAGGAGAGGTCCCATTGCTGCCGAGTACAGTAGTCCTGGACCAGCTTGTGTTACTTTACCACCACTTATCG GAAAAACTGTACCGGATTCTAAACGAGGAAGAGCACCGGCATTTTCTTTTGGCAGCAg acACACAGCTAGGAATGATAGCCCTGGTCCAGGACCTGGCCAATACAACGTATCTGGTCTCAGTGCAAAAG GTAAAGATGCCGCACCTGCATCATCATTGCATGGCCGtacgaaatattcgaaatttgaaataacGCCAGCACCAGGTGATTACAATCCAGAGAAAGCTGAAAAAATTACTTTAGATAATTCACCGAAATATTCATTTGGAACAAAAACGCGAATTCAGAAGATCAGTTGTACACCTG CTCCTGGTGCCTATTGCCccgaaaaagtaaaattgaacAGTGCACCTCAATATAGTTTTGGATTGAGGACTCCGctcgataaattaaatgatacaccag CTCCAGGAACATATAGTCCAGAAAAAGTAAACTTATCTAAAAGTCCTCGATACAGTTTAACTGGAAAGGGTCATGAAGAAAAACCGGTCGATACTCCAG caCCTGATACTTATCGCCCTGAAAATGTTAAGCTGGATTTTGCTCCACAATTTAGTTTCGGTATTAGAAGACCGTTAGATAAAATTAGAGATACACCAG CACCAGGCACGTACAGTCCAGAAAAAGTTAATTTGGAAAAAGGTCCTCAGTATAGTCTAACTGGCAAAGGCCCTGATGAAAAACCTAGTGATACTCCTG cACCAGGTACATACTGTCCCGAAAAAGTTAAATTAGATCATGCTCCTCAGTTTAGTTTTGGAATACGGACATCTCTTGATAAAATTAGTGATACACCAG caCCTGGCACTTATAGTCCTGAAAAGGTAAACTTGGATAAAGGACCACAATATAGTTTGAGTGGGAAAGGTACTGCtgaaaaaattgatgatattCCAGGTATCATGCATAATTttg CTCCCGGCACTTATTATCCAGAAAAAGTGAATTTAGACAAAGCACCGCAATATAGTTTTGGTCTAAGAACTTCGCTAGAAAAACCGAATAACACACCTG CTCCTGGAACTTATGCTCCTGAGAAAGTCAACTTGAACAAAGGTCCTGAGTACAGTTTAAGCGGAAAAGGCCTATCTGAAAAACCAAATGATGTTCCtg CACCAGGAGCATACAGTCctgaaaaagtaaatttagCCAGAGGACCACAATTTACTATCTCTAGAAAAGGAATGTctcaaaaattaaatgataatccag GCCCTGCCGATTACCATCCAGAGAAAGTAAATCTTCAACATAAACCTTATTTCTGTTTTGGTAGTAGAACACCTTTGGATAAACCTAAAGATACACCAG cACCTGGAACCTATAGCCCAGAAAaagttcaattaaataaagCTCCTCAATTTAGTTTTGGTGTAAAACCACCTCTCGAAAAGCTCAATGATGTACCAG CACCTGGTTCATATAATCCTGAAAAggtaaatttgaataaatctCCTCAATATAGTTTTGGATTAAAAACTGAAGTACATCAAACAGATATTATTCCAg gaCCTGGTGAATACAGTCCAGAGAAAGCCATGCTTTTGCTAGAAAAAGCTCTACAATTCACTTTTGGTCTTAGAGCTCCAATAAACAGATTAAACGATACTCCAG CACCTAATGTATATAACATACCTTCTGTCCTTGGTGcaacaaaagaaggaaataagaagACAGCACCTGCATATTCAATTTCTGGTAGACAAAAGACTTTCGCAGATGAAAGAATTTTAGTCCCTGGTCCCGGTGCATATGAAATTACAAAACCAGATGCAGTTAGAATCAAAAGTCCAGCTTACAGCATAAGTGCACGATTTGAGTTACCAAGTGATAATTCTAAAATTCCTGGTCCTGGTGCACATTGTCCAGAaaag gTTCTTTTAGATGTTCCTCCAGCTCATACTTTTGGTATTAGACATTCACCATATATTTGCAACTTGAAAGATGTtgtttattga